In Quercus robur chromosome 10, dhQueRobu3.1, whole genome shotgun sequence, a genomic segment contains:
- the LOC126701505 gene encoding uncharacterized protein LOC126701505 produces MEETSKIPMAKTVKIIRKSIYTFLQNYHYFTSTAVLFALPFSACILLSQAYVPFSSAALLPTIHNRLSLLFDAAGFPPSEFFAILNLKLSQTIFSSILTLPFTLTFLLITKAATIQALNQNKPALAPPSFSSVLTLYCPLLLTYICNSFLILAANATVFSLLFLAFNFLEGFNFSSPNFLLFLSAAGAVLYSIVLANAFIVCNLALVLSGMERCGGYMAILKACVLIRGRASTALSLALPVNLALAAVEALFQFRVVRAYHFPEKLGSSLALEGILIAYLYSIFIVLDTVVNYMFCRSCKTGSWIEQEGRQSYRIEFAEEDSNCYISIKTMEELP; encoded by the coding sequence ATGGAAGAGACCTCAAAAATTCCAATGGCGAAAACAGTCAAGATTATCAGAAAATCTATCTATACTTTCCTTCAAAACTACCACTACTTCACCTCAACCGCCGTTCTCTTTGCTCTCCCTTTCTCGGCTTGCATTCTCCTCTCACAAGCTTATGTCCCCTTCTCCTCTGCAGCTCTCTTGCCAACCATACACAATCGCTTGAGCCTTCTCTTTGATGCTGCAGGCTTCCCTCCTTCAGAATTCTTCGCCATTCTCAACCTCAAGCTTTCTCAAACAATCTTTTCCTCCATCCTTACACTTCCCTTCACCCTCACTTTCCTGCTCATCACAAAAGCAGCTACAATTCAAGCTCTCAATCAAAACAAACCAGCTTTGGCACCGCCTTCATTTTCATCAGTATTAACCCTTTACTGTCCACTCCTCCTCACCTACATATGCAACTCATTTTTGATCCTCGCGGCAAATGCAACagtcttctctcttctcttccttgCCTTCAACTTTCTTGAAGGATTCAACTTCTCTTCTCCCAACTTCCTTCTCTTCCTGTCAGCTGCAGGGGCTGTACTCTATTCCATTGTTCTGGCCAATGCCTTCATAGTATGCAACTTGGCATTGGTTTTATCGGGCATGGAACGTTGTGGGGGATACATGGCAATCCTCAAGGCTTGTGTTCTCATACGAGGAAGAGCTTCAACTGCACTGTCCCTGGCATTGCCTGTCAATTTGGCTCTGGCAGCTGTTGAAGCCTTGTTTCAATTCCGGGTTGTGAGAGCTTATCATTTTCCTGAAAAGCTTGGCTCATCCTTGGCTTTGGAGGGGATCCTCATTGCTTACTTGTATTCgatttttattgttcttgatACCGTTGTGAATTACATGTTCTGCAGAAGCTGTAAGACAGGTTCTTGGATAGAGCAGGAAGGTAGGCAGTCTTACCGGATTGAATTTGCAGAGGAAGACAGTAATTGTTATATTAGTATTAAGACTATGGAAGAACTTCCATAA